The Erythrolamprus reginae isolate rEryReg1 chromosome 3, rEryReg1.hap1, whole genome shotgun sequence genome contains a region encoding:
- the FAM217A gene encoding protein FAM217A, translating to MSTFSHQESHIYGLETNCSPEKKFHAPEGTFTSTFYKDHYKVAIEQLTAFNTSKNARTTQLNSNSNKQGQFHSWTSIPNQGNISVNRDFNKPDAELPSGNSDGLITLGTSNPASHSFTKRYRPVSYPEAKKTVLEKNCRKDDGESFKKTNEVTTSDSYLATDSSSDDIHSASKWKWKKRNVHAEHKHSVEEKEMIESEKRNTALLNYFKNLNVNMKTDPFLDQDDAFSLLENDKFPYPDFLPSPYNNLDLKKLSLSKSDSWKSSINPPLNDSLDKIVSRLVEMERLQHITIVREKRKETVSAVAAASSRAVSAKELHQSKPPRPVDCLCCLFRPERDVIKCTCQLCHGHKNSATFIRSSSKPS from the exons ATGAGCACCTTCTCTCACCAG GAATCACATATCTATGGTCTGGAAACTAACTGTTCGCCTGAAAAGAAATTTCATGCACCAGAAG GTACATTTACAAGCACATTTTACAAG GACCACTATAAAGTTGCAATTGAACAGTTGACAGCTTTTAACACGTCAAAAAATGCTAGGACAACACAG CTGAATTCCAATAGCAACAAACAAGGGCAATTCCATTCCTGGACCAGTATACCTAATCAAGGCAATATTTCTGTCAACAG AGACTTCAATAAACCTGATGCAGAATTGCCGTCTGGTAACAGTGACGGTCTTATAACTTTAGGCACTTCTAATCCAGCGTCACATTCTTTTACAAAGAGATATCGCCCTGTTTCTTATCCAGAAGCTAAGAAGACTGTGTTAGAAAAAAACTGCAGAAAAGATGATGGAGAATCATTCAAAAAAACCAATGAAGTTACCACTTCAGATTCCTACCTTGCTACGGATAGTAGTAGTGATGACATACATTCAGCAAgtaaatggaaatggaaaaaaagaaatgttcaCGCAGAACACAAGCATTCAGTAGAAGAAAAGGAAATGATTGAGAGTGAGAAAAGAAATACAGCTTTGCTGAATTATTTCAAAAATCTAAATGTTAACATGAAGACAGACCCTTTCTTGGATCAAGACGATGCTTTCTCTTTGCTTGAAAATGACAAGTTTCCATATCCTGATTTTCTTCCTTCACCCTATAAcaatttggatttaaaaaaattgtcCTTATCCAAATCTGACAGTTGGAAATCATCTATAAACCCACCACTTAATGACTCACTTGATAAAATTGTCTCGCGTCTTGTAGAAATGGAAAGGTTACAGCACATAACTATCGtaagggaaaagagaaaagagactgTTTCTGCAGTTGCGGCTGCTAGTAGTCGTGCGGTTTCTGCCAAAGAATTACACCAATCAAAACCACCAAGGCCAGTTGATTGCTTGTGTTGCCTGTTTAGGCCAGAAAGAGACGTTATAAAATGCACTTGTCAACTCTGTCACGGTCACAAAAATTCTGCAACCTTTATACGTTCATCATCAAAGCCCTCATAA